A portion of the Tindallia magadiensis genome contains these proteins:
- a CDS encoding CheR family methyltransferase yields MEGYESFKSKIYQFTGIDLSSYKERQMKRRIESLISRNRFDSYEAYFAELKNSKELFDEFINYLTINVSEFRRNPQQWDVLEKEIIPKILESTKKPKIWSAACSTGEEPYTLVMLMSKFLPLKEVEIIATDIDSGALEKADIGMYNSKATKNLSADTVKSFFIQNGDFYQIKNEVKERVQFKKHNLLEDKYPDQCDLIICRNVMIYFTEETKSKMYHKFHDALKSQGILFVGSTEQIIMPNQYKLSPLKTFFYQKK; encoded by the coding sequence ATGGAAGGGTATGAATCTTTCAAATCAAAAATATATCAATTTACTGGTATTGATCTTTCGAGTTATAAAGAAAGGCAAATGAAAAGAAGGATTGAATCATTGATTTCAAGAAATCGATTTGATTCGTATGAAGCTTATTTTGCTGAATTGAAAAATAGTAAAGAATTGTTTGATGAGTTTATCAATTATCTGACGATTAATGTTTCGGAGTTTAGACGCAACCCACAACAGTGGGATGTGTTAGAAAAAGAAATTATTCCTAAAATTCTAGAAAGCACTAAAAAACCTAAAATCTGGAGTGCGGCCTGTTCTACTGGTGAAGAACCATATACCTTGGTTATGCTAATGTCAAAGTTTCTACCACTGAAAGAAGTGGAAATTATTGCAACGGATATTGACTCAGGTGCGCTAGAAAAAGCAGACATAGGCATGTATAATAGCAAAGCTACTAAAAATTTATCTGCTGATACTGTTAAAAGCTTCTTTATTCAAAACGGAGATTTTTATCAAATAAAGAACGAAGTAAAAGAAAGGGTTCAATTTAAAAAACATAATCTATTAGAAGATAAATATCCTGATCAATGCGACTTAATTATATGTAGAAATGTTATGATTTACTTTACTGAAGAAACAAAAAGTAAAATGTATCACAAGTTTCACGATGCATTAAAATCTCAAGGTATACTGTTTGTTGGAAGTACAGAGCAAATAATTATGCCGAATCAGTATAAGTTAAGTCCATTAAAAACATTTTTTTATCAAAAGAAATAA
- the miaB gene encoding tRNA (N6-isopentenyl adenosine(37)-C2)-methylthiotransferase MiaB — translation MNNNLNEQMYYNVQTFGCQMNFHDSEKLSAMLQSLGYIETEKKAEADIIIINTCCVRENAELKVYGNLGELKRMKQKNPNLFLAICGCMMQQKHVVEKIKKSYPFVDLVFGTHNLHRFPELLNNSYQMEGLLVEVWDKENDIPENLPIERKYLAKAFVNIMYGCNNFCSYCIVPYTRGRERSREPDKIYDEVKKLAQNGTLEITLLGQNVNSYGKTLQQSIDFSDLLKIINDIPGIERIRFMTSHPADFSEKLMDVIATLDKVSPHIHLPVQAGSNAILSKMNRKYSREEYLEKISLLKSKAPDIAISTDIIVGFPGETEKDFDDTLELVRQVEYDSAFTFLYSIRTGTPAATMENQVPDNIKMERFNRLVNLINEIGYKKNMHLVGKIVPVLVEGISKNNPNRLTGRTDTHKLVNFEGSPSCVGSIVPVRINEAKTFSLLGTSEL, via the coding sequence ATGAATAATAATCTTAATGAGCAAATGTACTATAATGTGCAAACTTTTGGTTGTCAAATGAATTTTCATGACTCAGAAAAACTATCCGCTATGCTTCAAAGCTTAGGTTATATAGAAACCGAAAAAAAAGCGGAGGCTGATATAATAATTATCAACACTTGTTGCGTCAGAGAAAATGCAGAGCTTAAAGTATATGGAAATTTAGGTGAACTCAAAAGAATGAAACAGAAAAATCCTAACTTGTTTTTAGCTATTTGTGGATGCATGATGCAGCAAAAGCATGTTGTAGAAAAAATCAAAAAATCATATCCGTTTGTAGACCTTGTATTTGGAACACATAATCTTCATCGCTTTCCTGAACTATTAAATAATTCATATCAAATGGAAGGCCTGTTAGTAGAAGTTTGGGACAAAGAAAATGATATCCCTGAAAACTTACCTATAGAAAGAAAATATTTAGCAAAAGCATTTGTCAATATTATGTATGGCTGCAATAATTTCTGTTCCTACTGCATTGTTCCTTATACTCGAGGTAGAGAAAGAAGTCGAGAGCCTGATAAAATATATGACGAAGTAAAGAAACTTGCCCAAAATGGTACTTTAGAAATAACATTACTTGGACAAAATGTAAACTCCTATGGTAAAACGCTTCAGCAATCTATTGATTTTTCAGATTTGCTTAAAATTATCAATGACATTCCGGGCATAGAACGAATACGCTTTATGACGTCTCATCCTGCTGACTTTTCTGAAAAGTTAATGGATGTAATTGCTACACTAGATAAAGTATCACCACATATTCACTTACCAGTTCAGGCCGGAAGTAATGCTATACTAAGCAAGATGAATAGAAAGTATTCAAGAGAAGAATATCTTGAAAAAATAAGTTTGTTAAAATCAAAAGCTCCCGATATTGCAATCAGTACTGATATTATTGTTGGGTTTCCAGGAGAAACAGAAAAGGATTTTGATGATACTTTAGAGCTGGTTCGTCAAGTAGAATACGACTCTGCTTTTACCTTTCTTTATTCTATTCGGACAGGAACACCGGCAGCTACTATGGAAAATCAGGTTCCAGATAATATTAAAATGGAACGCTTTAACAGATTGGTTAACCTTATCAATGAGATTGGTTATAAAAAAAATATGCATCTCGTGGGTAAAATAGTACCTGTATTGGTAGAAGGTATAAGCAAAAATAATCCTAACAGGCTTACCGGGAGAACAGATACGCATAAACTAGTTAATTTTGAAGGATCACCATCT